The Thamnophis elegans isolate rThaEle1 chromosome Z, rThaEle1.pri, whole genome shotgun sequence genome contains a region encoding:
- the LOC116520366 gene encoding olfactory receptor 5V1-like yields MENQNATVTFFVLLGFSYSITITTFFFLVFLLMYTLTLLGNIIILVVTSHLQSPMYFFIMHLAFIDICFSSITVPKLLVIFWARQTISYSGCFIQMFFVFVTGSTEDYILAAMAYDRYAAICKPLHYVQIVNTTHCRWLVAGAWAIGFLCAMINILPALKLDFCGSNFIRDFSCEFPSVLSLSCTETSSNWLAFLLSGGAVSGCSLIIILISYIHIISTILKLNSAEAKQKTFSTCSSHIIVVVLYYGTACFRNMRPSSASSIIVDELFSIQYKISTPMLNPLIYSLKNREVKEAIKKLMGYKPL; encoded by the coding sequence atggaaaatcagAATGCCACCGTGACATTTTTTGTCCTTCTGGGATTCTCATACAGTATTACAATCACTACTTTCTTCTTCTTGGTATTTTTGCTTATGTATACCCTAACCTTACTGGGAAATATCATAATTTTGGTAGTCACCAGTCATCTCCAAAGCCCCATGTACTTTTTTATAATGCATCTTGCTTTCATTGATATCTGTTTTTCTTCCATCACTGTGCCAAAGCTGCTGGTGATTTTCTGGGCAAGACAGACTATTTCTTACTCTGGATGCTTCATTCAGatgttttttgtctttgtcaCAGGAAGCACTGAAGATTATATCCTTGCTGCAATGGCCTATGACCGATATGCTGCCATTTGCAAGCCCCTCCATTATGTTCAAATTGTGAACACAACACATTGTAGATGGCTGGTGGCTGGAGCATGGGCAATTGGTTTCTTATGTGCCATGATAAATATATTACCTGCTTTGAAACTAGATTTCTGTGGATCAAATTTTATTAGGGATTTCAGCTGTGAATTTCCATCTGTGCTTTCATTATCCTGCACAGAAACATCCTCCAATTGGTTGGCATTTCTGCTATCTGGTGGGGCTGTTTCTGGTTGTTCATTGATAATCATCCTAATCTCCTATATCCATATCATCTCAACTATCCTGAAGTTGAACTCAGCAGAAGCAAAACAGAAAACATTCTCTACCTGTAGTTCTCACATTATTGTTGTGGTTTTGTATTATGGCACTGCCTGTTTTAGAAACATGAGGCCCAGCTCAGCTTCCTCAATTATTGTTGATGAACTCTTCTCTATTCAATATAAGATTTCAACACCCATGCTGAATCCCCTTAtctacagcctgaaaaacagggaAGTGAAGGAAGCCATCAAAAAATTAATGGGATACAAACCCTTGTAA